Below is a genomic region from Hippea sp. KM1.
TTCAACCAATATCTTCTCGATTCTGCAGGGGAATTCTGCCTCAAGCTCGTTCATTATCTTCATAGCCTCCAATATGCACAACACATCGCCCTTTTTGACCTCATCACCCACCTCGACATATGGAGGGGATGTTGGGGACGGAGCCCTGTAAAATGTTGCAACCATCGGGGATCTAATCTCAACAAGATCCGATCTATCCTCTGTCTGTTGTGGTTGTTTTTCCTCTGCTTTTGGCTCCTCCTTTGGTTTTTCCTGCTCAACAACTATAGCCTGTGGCTGCGGTATGACATTTTCAGCCACAAAGGCCTCTTTCTTTTTTAGGATAATTTGAACCTCTTCGTCTTTGTATTCGAATTCAACAAACTGGCTTTTTTCAACGAAGCGCATGAGTTCCTTTAAGGACTTCAAATCCATGACAAAACCTCCCGTTTCATAATCGTGAAAAATATACCAAAAACGGCCATCGGTTTCAAATTATATTAAAATTTTAACCTATAATTGCCTATCTTAACAATTCCTGGAATGTCTCTTTGTCTAAGGGCTTTGAGAAGAGGTATCCCTGAACGAAATCACAACCCATCTGCTTAAGGATCTCTAACTGCTGTTTTGTCTCGACACCCTCGGCGACGGTTTTT
It encodes:
- the accB gene encoding acetyl-CoA carboxylase biotin carboxyl carrier protein, whose translation is MDLKSLKELMRFVEKSQFVEFEYKDEEVQIILKKKEAFVAENVIPQPQAIVVEQEKPKEEPKAEEKQPQQTEDRSDLVEIRSPMVATFYRAPSPTSPPYVEVGDEVKKGDVLCILEAMKIMNELEAEFPCRIEKILVENAQKVEYDQPLFLVKRLD